In a single window of the Streptomyces cinnabarinus genome:
- a CDS encoding rod shape-determining protein, with protein MTASLEQLRRCHFAVDLGAARTRVYVKGAGLVVDQPSAAAVNTRTGALIAVGEFAEKMTGRTPDYIRVVRPVSGGTVVDIEMAQRMLRHLLGDKIRRALRRKPRLRAAACTPHDADPLAQRAAIETLVGLGARRVELVDTLIAAAVGCGLPVEQPEATMVMVCGAAATQVAVLSLGSIVTAERIAVGGEAVDHAIVQHLRHQHELVLPSQSVRPLQLALSGNGLTPHGPASTEIHGRDVATGLARSVQVDTAAVRDAIQTPLTAVLDGIGKVLRDCPPDLVADLADRGIMMVGGSALLPGFDQMLRQATGMPVHIAERPDVCAVQGLGTMLEGKIAPLELDPLAT; from the coding sequence ATGACCGCCAGTCTGGAGCAGCTGCGCCGCTGCCACTTCGCCGTCGACCTGGGCGCGGCGAGGACGCGGGTGTACGTGAAGGGGGCCGGGCTCGTCGTCGACCAGCCCTCCGCCGCCGCCGTGAACACCCGGACCGGCGCGCTGATCGCGGTCGGCGAGTTCGCGGAGAAGATGACCGGCCGTACGCCCGACTACATCCGGGTCGTCCGTCCCGTCTCCGGCGGCACGGTGGTCGACATCGAGATGGCGCAGCGCATGCTGCGGCACCTTCTCGGCGACAAGATCCGCCGCGCCCTGCGCCGCAAGCCGCGGCTGCGGGCCGCCGCCTGCACCCCGCACGACGCCGATCCGCTGGCGCAGCGCGCGGCCATCGAGACGCTGGTCGGGCTCGGGGCACGGCGGGTGGAGCTGGTGGACACGCTGATCGCGGCGGCCGTGGGCTGCGGGCTGCCCGTGGAGCAGCCAGAGGCCACGATGGTCATGGTGTGCGGTGCGGCGGCGACCCAGGTCGCCGTGCTCTCCCTCGGCTCGATCGTGACCGCCGAGCGGATCGCGGTCGGCGGCGAGGCCGTGGACCACGCGATCGTCCAGCACCTGCGCCACCAGCACGAGTTGGTGCTGCCGAGCCAGTCGGTACGGCCGCTCCAGCTCGCCCTGTCCGGCAACGGGCTCACCCCGCACGGGCCGGCGTCGACGGAGATCCACGGCCGGGACGTCGCCACCGGCCTGGCCCGCTCGGTCCAGGTCGACACCGCCGCCGTACGGGACGCCATCCAGACCCCGCTCACCGCCGTGCTCGACGGGATCGGCAAGGTGCTGCGGGACTGCCCGCCCGATCTGGTCGCCGACCTCGCGGACCGGGGGATCATGATGGTCGGCGGCAGCGCGCTGCTGCCCGGGTTCGACCAGATGCTGCGCCAGGCCACGGGCATGCCCGTGCACATCGCCGAGCGGCCGGACGTGTGCGCCGTCCAGGGTCTCGGCACCATGCTGGAGGGCAAGATCGCGCCGCTGGAGCTGGACCCGCTGGCCACCTGA
- a CDS encoding sensor histidine kinase, giving the protein MATGWCEMTPGTGEQARRQLRAVRVRATVIAVLAVALALVAGGVALVLGLRTELSNDVRDAARDRAGEVARVIEAGRGVPTLAVSADDEEFLQVVAADGTVVASSDNIEGRPPLARLAPGGTTTVETGLDEDAFLVVAVGARDGDRALTVLDGRAPAGVAEATGTVTRLLLIGVPVLLVLAAAATWAAVGRALGRVARAEAAQRRFVSDASHELRSPVATVRQHAEVALAHPARADAAALAGTVREEAVRMQRLVDDLLLLARADESALATTRRPVDLDDLVLEEVRRLRAKATDLTVDSTGVGAARVTGDSDALRRLVGNLGENAARHARTRVTIALTDTGDGQVRLAVEDDGPGVPPADRKRIFERFVRLDESRVRAAGGAGLGLAIVAEVAAAHRGRAEAGESASGGARFLVTLPSAGE; this is encoded by the coding sequence ATGGCTACCGGCTGGTGCGAGATGACCCCGGGGACCGGTGAGCAGGCCCGGCGGCAGCTGCGGGCCGTGCGGGTGCGGGCCACGGTCATCGCCGTGCTGGCGGTGGCGCTCGCGCTGGTCGCCGGGGGTGTCGCCCTGGTCCTGGGGCTGCGCACCGAGCTGAGCAACGACGTCCGGGACGCGGCCCGGGACCGGGCCGGTGAGGTGGCCCGGGTGATCGAGGCGGGCCGCGGTGTGCCCACGCTGGCGGTGTCCGCCGACGACGAGGAGTTCCTCCAGGTCGTGGCCGCGGACGGGACGGTGGTGGCGTCCAGCGACAACATCGAGGGCCGCCCGCCGCTGGCCCGGCTGGCGCCCGGCGGCACCACGACGGTGGAGACCGGACTGGACGAGGACGCGTTCCTGGTCGTCGCGGTCGGCGCGCGGGACGGCGACCGCGCGCTGACGGTGCTGGACGGCCGGGCGCCCGCGGGGGTGGCCGAGGCGACGGGGACCGTGACCCGGCTGCTGCTGATCGGCGTTCCGGTGCTGCTGGTGCTCGCGGCCGCCGCGACCTGGGCGGCCGTAGGCCGGGCGCTCGGGCGGGTGGCCCGTGCCGAGGCCGCGCAGCGCCGGTTCGTCTCGGACGCCTCCCACGAGCTGCGCTCTCCGGTCGCGACGGTCCGCCAGCACGCCGAGGTGGCGCTCGCGCACCCCGCGCGGGCGGACGCGGCGGCGCTGGCCGGGACGGTGCGGGAGGAGGCCGTACGGATGCAGCGGCTGGTCGACGATCTGCTGCTCCTCGCCCGCGCCGACGAGAGCGCCCTCGCCACGACCCGGCGCCCCGTGGACCTCGACGACCTGGTCCTGGAGGAGGTACGGCGGCTGCGCGCGAAGGCCACGGACCTGACCGTCGACAGCACCGGCGTGGGCGCGGCCCGGGTCACCGGCGACTCCGACGCGCTGCGGCGCCTGGTCGGCAACCTCGGTGAGAACGCGGCCCGCCACGCCCGCACACGCGTGACGATCGCGCTGACGGACACCGGCGACGGGCAGGTGCGGCTGGCGGTGGAGGACGACGGCCCGGGTGTGCCGCCCGCCGACCGGAAGCGGATCTTCGAACGTTTCGTCCGGCTCGACGAGTCCCGGGTGCGCGCGGCGGGCGGCGCCGGTCTCGGCCTCGCGATCGTCGCGGAGGTGGCGGCGGCGCACCGGGGCCGCGCGGAGGCGGGGGAGAGCGCCTCGGGCGGGGCGAGATTCCTGGTGACGCTGCCGTCGGCGGGGGAGTGA
- a CDS encoding response regulator transcription factor, whose amino-acid sequence MRVLVVEDEERFAAGLRDGLEAEGFAVDVALDGVDGLWLAREHAYDAIVLDIMLPRLNGYRVCRELRGAGDWTPILMLTAKEGEWDEIEGLDTGADDYLTKPVSYGVLLARLRALLRRDAHQRPAVLTAGDLRLDPATRTVSRAGRDIEVTARELAVLEFLLRRAGEAVAKRTILDQVWGDDFEGDPNIVEVYVRRLRNKVDRPFGRRSLVTVRGHGYRLVRDDPGDR is encoded by the coding sequence GTGCGCGTGCTGGTCGTCGAGGACGAGGAGCGGTTCGCGGCCGGGCTCAGGGACGGGCTGGAGGCCGAGGGCTTCGCCGTCGATGTCGCGCTCGACGGCGTCGACGGGCTGTGGCTGGCCCGCGAGCACGCCTACGACGCCATCGTCCTCGACATCATGCTGCCGCGCCTCAACGGCTACCGCGTCTGCCGGGAGCTGCGCGGCGCCGGGGACTGGACCCCGATCCTCATGCTCACCGCCAAGGAGGGCGAGTGGGACGAGATCGAGGGCCTGGACACCGGCGCCGACGACTATCTGACCAAGCCGGTCTCCTACGGCGTGCTCCTGGCCCGGCTGCGCGCCCTGCTGCGCCGCGACGCCCACCAGCGGCCCGCCGTGCTCACCGCCGGTGACCTGCGGCTCGACCCGGCGACCCGGACGGTCAGCCGGGCCGGACGGGACATCGAGGTGACGGCGCGGGAGCTGGCGGTCCTGGAGTTCCTGCTGCGCCGGGCGGGCGAGGCGGTCGCCAAGCGGACCATCCTCGACCAGGTGTGGGGCGACGACTTCGAGGGCGACCCGAACATCGTCGAGGTGTATGTGCGGCGGCTGCGCAACAAGGTCGACCGGCCCTTCGGCCGGCGGTCGCTGGTGACGGTCCGGGGGCATGGCTACCGGCTGGTGCGAGATGACCCCGGGGACCGGTGA